One segment of Tamandua tetradactyla isolate mTamTet1 chromosome 13, mTamTet1.pri, whole genome shotgun sequence DNA contains the following:
- the EGR2 gene encoding E3 SUMO-protein ligase EGR2 isoform X1, which translates to MMTAKAVDKIPVTLSGFVHQLSDNIYPVEDLAATSVTIFPNAELGGPFDQMNGVAGDGMINIDMTGEKRSLDLPYPSSFAPVSAPRNQTFTYMGKFSIDPQYPGASCYPEGIINIVSAGILQGVTSPASTTASSSVTSASPNPLATGPLGVCTMSQTQPDLDHLYSPPPPPPPYSGCAGDLYQDPSAFLSAATTSTSSSLAYPPPPSYPSPKPATDPGLFPMIPDYPGFFPPQCQRDLHGTAGPDRKPFPCPLDSLRVPPPLTPLSTIRNFTLGGPSAGPTGPGGSGGSEGPRLPGSSSAAAAAAYNPHHLPLRPILRPRKYPNRPSKTPVHERPYPCPAEGCDRRFSRSDELTRHIRIHTGHKPFQCRICMRNFSRSDHLTTHIRTHTGEKPFACDYCGRKFARSDERKRHTKIHLRQKERKSSAPSSSVPAASTASCAGGTQAGGGLCSSNSGPMGGGPLAPCSSRTRTP; encoded by the exons ATGATGACCGCCAAGGCCGTAGACAAAATTCCAGTAACTCTCAGTGGTTTTGTGCACCAGCTGTCTGACAACATCTACCCTGTGGAGGACCTCGCCGCCACGTCGGTGACCATCTTCCCCAATGCTGAACTAGGAGGCCCTTTTGATCAGATGAACGGAGTGGCAGGAG ATGGCATGATCAACATTGACATGACTGGAGAGAAGAGGTCCTTGGATCTCCCATATCCCAGCAGCTTTGCACCTGTCTCTGCACCCAGGAACCAGACATTCACTTACATGGGCAAGTTCTCCATTGACCCTCAGTACCCTGGTGCCAGCTGCTACCCAGAAGGCATCATCAATATCGTGAGTGCCGGCATTCTGCAAGGGGTCACTTCCCCAGCTTCGACCACAGCCTCGTCTAGTGTCACCTCTGCTTCCCCCAACCCATTGGCCACAGGACCCCTTGGTGTGTGTACCATGTCCCAGACCCAGCCTGATCTGGACCACCTCTACTCTCCCCCACCGCCGCCACCACCTTATTCTGGCTGTGCAGGAGACCTTTACCAGGATCCCTCAGCATTCCTGTCGGcagccaccacctccacctcctcctctctgGCCTACCCACCACCTCCTTCCTACCCATCCCCCAAGCCAGCTACCGATCCAGGCCTCTTTCCCATGATCCCAGACTACCCTGGATTTTTCCCACCTCAGTGCCAGAGAGACCTACATGGTACAGCTGGCCCAGACCGCAAGCCCTTTCCCTGCCCCCTGGACTCCCTTCGAGTCCCTCCTCCACTCACTCCACTCTCCACCATCCGCAACTTTACTCTGGGGGGCCCCAGTGCTGGGCCCACAGGGCCAGGGGGCAGTGGAGGCAGTGAGGGACCCCGGCTGCCTGGTAGCAGCTCAGCAGCAGCGGCCGCCGCCTATAACCCCCACCATCTGCCACTGCGGCCCATTCTTAGGCCTCGCAAGTATCCAAACAGACCCAGCAAGACCCCCGTGCATGAACGGCCTTACCCTTGCCCAGCAGAAGGCTGTGACAGGCGCTTTTCCCGCTCCGACGAGCTGACACGGCATATCCGAATCCACACGGGTCACAAGCCCTTCCAGTGTCGGATTTGCATGCGCAACTTCAGCCGCAGTGACCACCTTACCACTCATATCCGCACCCACACCGGCGAGAAGCCCTTCGCCTGTGACTACTGTGGCCGCAAGTTTGCCAGGAGTGACGAGAGGAAGCGCCATACCAAGATCCACCTGAggcagaaggagaggaaaagcaGTGCCCCTTCATCATCAGTGCCGGCTGCTTCCACCGCTTCCTGCGCCGGGGGCACACAGGCTGGGGGGGGCCTGTGCAGCAGCAACAGTGGCCCTATGGGCGGAGGGCCACTGGCCCCTTGCTCCTCGCGGACCCGGACACCTTGA
- the EGR2 gene encoding E3 SUMO-protein ligase EGR2 isoform X2, whose protein sequence is MNGVAGDGMINIDMTGEKRSLDLPYPSSFAPVSAPRNQTFTYMGKFSIDPQYPGASCYPEGIINIVSAGILQGVTSPASTTASSSVTSASPNPLATGPLGVCTMSQTQPDLDHLYSPPPPPPPYSGCAGDLYQDPSAFLSAATTSTSSSLAYPPPPSYPSPKPATDPGLFPMIPDYPGFFPPQCQRDLHGTAGPDRKPFPCPLDSLRVPPPLTPLSTIRNFTLGGPSAGPTGPGGSGGSEGPRLPGSSSAAAAAAYNPHHLPLRPILRPRKYPNRPSKTPVHERPYPCPAEGCDRRFSRSDELTRHIRIHTGHKPFQCRICMRNFSRSDHLTTHIRTHTGEKPFACDYCGRKFARSDERKRHTKIHLRQKERKSSAPSSSVPAASTASCAGGTQAGGGLCSSNSGPMGGGPLAPCSSRTRTP, encoded by the exons ATGAACGGAGTGGCAGGAG ATGGCATGATCAACATTGACATGACTGGAGAGAAGAGGTCCTTGGATCTCCCATATCCCAGCAGCTTTGCACCTGTCTCTGCACCCAGGAACCAGACATTCACTTACATGGGCAAGTTCTCCATTGACCCTCAGTACCCTGGTGCCAGCTGCTACCCAGAAGGCATCATCAATATCGTGAGTGCCGGCATTCTGCAAGGGGTCACTTCCCCAGCTTCGACCACAGCCTCGTCTAGTGTCACCTCTGCTTCCCCCAACCCATTGGCCACAGGACCCCTTGGTGTGTGTACCATGTCCCAGACCCAGCCTGATCTGGACCACCTCTACTCTCCCCCACCGCCGCCACCACCTTATTCTGGCTGTGCAGGAGACCTTTACCAGGATCCCTCAGCATTCCTGTCGGcagccaccacctccacctcctcctctctgGCCTACCCACCACCTCCTTCCTACCCATCCCCCAAGCCAGCTACCGATCCAGGCCTCTTTCCCATGATCCCAGACTACCCTGGATTTTTCCCACCTCAGTGCCAGAGAGACCTACATGGTACAGCTGGCCCAGACCGCAAGCCCTTTCCCTGCCCCCTGGACTCCCTTCGAGTCCCTCCTCCACTCACTCCACTCTCCACCATCCGCAACTTTACTCTGGGGGGCCCCAGTGCTGGGCCCACAGGGCCAGGGGGCAGTGGAGGCAGTGAGGGACCCCGGCTGCCTGGTAGCAGCTCAGCAGCAGCGGCCGCCGCCTATAACCCCCACCATCTGCCACTGCGGCCCATTCTTAGGCCTCGCAAGTATCCAAACAGACCCAGCAAGACCCCCGTGCATGAACGGCCTTACCCTTGCCCAGCAGAAGGCTGTGACAGGCGCTTTTCCCGCTCCGACGAGCTGACACGGCATATCCGAATCCACACGGGTCACAAGCCCTTCCAGTGTCGGATTTGCATGCGCAACTTCAGCCGCAGTGACCACCTTACCACTCATATCCGCACCCACACCGGCGAGAAGCCCTTCGCCTGTGACTACTGTGGCCGCAAGTTTGCCAGGAGTGACGAGAGGAAGCGCCATACCAAGATCCACCTGAggcagaaggagaggaaaagcaGTGCCCCTTCATCATCAGTGCCGGCTGCTTCCACCGCTTCCTGCGCCGGGGGCACACAGGCTGGGGGGGGCCTGTGCAGCAGCAACAGTGGCCCTATGGGCGGAGGGCCACTGGCCCCTTGCTCCTCGCGGACCCGGACACCTTGA
- the ADO gene encoding 2-aminoethanethiol dioxygenase, translating to MPRDNNMASLIQRIARQACLTFRGSGGGRRASDRGAAPGPEAQIPPGFSENLSKLKGLLTQIRAEDLNIAPRKTTLQPLPPNLPPVTYMHIYETDGFSLGVFLLKSGTSIPLHDHPGMHGMLKVLYGTVRISCMDKLEAGCGQRPRAPPPEKQFEPPLQAREREALRPGVLRSRAEYTEASGPCVLTPHRDNLHQIDAVDGPAAFLDILAPPYDPDDGRDCHYYRVLEPVRSKEDSGSACDLPREVWLLETPQADDFWCEGEPYPGPKVFP from the coding sequence ATGCCCCGAGACAACAACATGGCCTCCCTGATCCAACGGATCGCCCGCCAGGCTTGCCTCACCTTCCGGGGCAGCGGGGGCGGCCGCAGAGCTTCCGACCGCGGCGCGGCGCCAGGCCCCGAGGCGCAGATACCGCCGGGCTTCTCCGAGAATCTGAGCAAGCTGAAAGGCCTGCTGACCCAGATCCGTGCCGAGGACCTCAACATCGCCCCGCGCAAGACCACACTGCAGCCGCTGCCACCCAATCTGCCGCCTGTCACCTACATGCACATCTACGAGACGGACGGCTTCAGCCTTGGCGTGTTCCTGCTTAAGAGCGGTACGTCCATCCCGCTGCACGACCACCCGGGCATGCACGGCATGCTCAAGGTGCTCTACGGCACAGTGCGCATCAGCTGCATGGACAAGCTGGAGGCTGGCTGTGGGCAACGACCGCGGGCCCCGCCGCCGGAGAAGCAGTTCGAGCCGCCGCTGCAGGCCCGGGAGCGGGAAGCCCTGCGGCCGGGTGTGCTCCGTTCGCGCGCGGAATACACCGAGGCCAGCGGCCCCTGCGTCCTCACGCCTCACCGGGACAACCTGCACCAGATCGATGCCGTGGACGGGCCCGCTGCCTTCCTGGACATCCTGGCCCCACCCTACGACCCCGACGACGGCCGAGACTGCCACTATTACCGGGTTCTGGAACCGGTCAGGTCCAAGGAGGACTCCGGCTCGGCCTGTGACCTGCCCCGAGAGGTGTGGCTCCTGGAGACACCGCAGGCCGATGACTTCTGGTGCGAGGGGGAGCCCTATCCAGGTCCCAAGGTCTTCCCTTGA